In Conger conger chromosome 9, fConCon1.1, whole genome shotgun sequence, the genomic stretch tgtctgtctgtcgcgTCGCACGCCAGTGAGCGGTTCCAGGTGTGGAACCTGGACCCGCCCGTTCAATCACAGAGTAGCTGTCGTCATGGCGACTGGCAcctggtggggagggggtggggttagttGGGCAGGTAAGTGTGGCGCGCAAAGGCAGTGGGCTCATTCTCATTCGCTTATTTTATCCTTCCTCGTCTCCTCCTTCCTTGCCTGACCCGGAAGTGATCTtggccactgattggccagacttcacacctgtctcccaggtaaagggaggggggggggggggggaaagaaccAGCAGTGAAGGACCGCTCTAGTCCTTACCGTTTTTGATGTGCTGCGATACCAGCAAATTTAAGGAAAGTCAAAATCTCAGTGATGAAATATCAGAAGCTGATTACATGAGTTAAATGGCTTTGGTTTTGCCGACTCTGCAAGCTTGACTTAAAAGTGCGGTTCGGGGTTAAGGCAGAAGTTTTGGGTAAAGGGGCCAGGACAGGGGGCCTTCCGATGCACAGGAGCGCCCCCTCTGGTCGACGGGGATGTCTGCAACTTCAGAAAACcgttgggcactccagggatgGCACTAGCCTACGAATACAATTACTCTCCAAAACATGAAGGGGAAGGACACTAGTACAGTCAGTCAGCTCACCCCTCTACCCCGCACTTGAAATGTAAATACCCAATGCCATGGCTGGACCTTATATCTGCATAGATAAGccacttcttttttattttttctaaaagCTTGCTAAATTTTGTGCTTTCGACACCCATTTCTGATCGGTACGACAGAAGCTTCACAGCGTAGTGTAGCACAGCGCTAGCCTACAGAGCAGGCTGGTATAGGAGCATAATATGTACAACAGAGTTCCTTTTACTACGGAAGTCTGAGAGCTTCAGGAGGATCGAGGTACGATTTCACCACCTCTCAGTCACTgtgcacgtgcacgcacacgaGCACTTGCGCATCACAACCCGTATTTCCAGAGTTTGAGAATTTAGCCCTGGTGCTTCTCTGAGAAGCCCAACAGTGGACAAACGACACATTCAACATTATTATACACAGGACACCACCCTGCTTCACCAGTGGAAGAGCGTCACAGAGGAAACGCAGCTCACAGGCGCCACACTGTGGCGCAGACTGGAAATGCGTTTGAttataattactattattattattaaacattgATGGCGAATCTGTACATTTACAGCCACACTTTCATACAGGGCTCATCCCAGACCTCAGCCTCTCTGTCCCACACTCTCTTTACTGCCGTCCCTCTCTGCAAGGCGATAGGAGAAAGGGGAAGTTTAGGGCGTGTCTGTGTTCCTGGATCCCCAGGGCAACCAGTGCTCCTGCCAGCAGCGATGTCACACGTGGGATGGCAGGGGGTGAGGCCTCCATCACCTGGGAAGAAAGGGGAGTGGTCATCACAAAAATCTTTTCAAAAATCACTTCAACCCTCAGTTCACTGGACCTCCTGTCACTAGCAAGTGGCCAAACCCAGGCTCTGTtttctgaagctcatttcctggtcttgttgagagaTGGTGCTCACTAGTGCCACTGCAGTTGGCTCCAGTGTAGGTGTTTCAAGTCAATGGTAATAATACGGGGGGAAATACaaactacaaatacaaaatacaaactgtgtttttttgggggggtttttttcttcatgtaaTGTCTCCCCattgtggacgaatcagggacagattacgtGATTACGTGATCTCTCAcacgcttagtggaggagcctACTGCACAGTCTCTGGCCCCAAACTGTGCAACATGGCATCTCAAAACTTGACTTCAGCGGCGTCAGAAGACCTTTCACGGAAAGTCAGCGGGTGACCTAACAGGCACTTCCATGCTGTCATGTTGAACAGATGCTAAATGCTAACAGCAGGGTGAAGCCGTGGGAACtcggtgaagagagagagagagtgcagctTCAGCGGCCGAACAGAAGCCCCTCCCCCAGTGCTCCTCACCTTGTCCACCCGGTGTCGGTGGATAAGCCCGTCAGGTCCCACGTGGAAGGTGGAGAAAGCATCGTACGTCCTGGGTGTGCAAGGGTGACGGTTAGTGCCCTGGGTACAGACAGACTCAAAGATACACGTTacgtttgttatttagctgacgctttcatcccaagtgacttacagttgattagactatgcagggttaaggggttaaggcaggggtcggcaaccctggtcctggagagccgcagggtgtgctggctttcgctgttacttggcattaattgatcaatgaaagccgttgattacacagttaactcacctcacctggtttcttgggtctgaatcggttgcttattttaaggtggagacgaaagccagcacaccctgcggctctccaggaccagggttgccgacccctgggttaaggggtcaagggcccaacagctgcgctgatcttatcgtggctacaccggggtttgacCCCCCAACCttctaggtcccagtcatgcaccttagccacaaggctacagactgtcccagccatgtaccttagccacagggctacagactgtcccagccatgtaccttagccacagggctacagactgtcccagtcatgcaccttagccacaaggctacagactgtcccagtcatgcaccttagccactaggctacaggctgccccagtcatgcaccttagccactaggctacaggctgccccagtcatgtaccttagccactaggctacaggctgccccagtcatgcaccttagccactaggctacaggctgccccagtcatgcaccttagccactaggctacaggctgccccagtcatgtaccttagccactaggctacaggctgccccagtcatgtaccttagccactaggctacaggctgccccagtcatgcaccttagccacagggctacagactgtcccagtcatgcaccttagccactaggctacagactgtcccagtcatgcaccttagccactaggctacaggctgccccagtcatgcaccttagccacagggctacagactgtcccagtcatgcaccttagccacagggctacagactgtcccagtcatgcaccttagccacagggCTAAagactgtcccagtcatgcaccttagccacagggctacagactgtcccagtcatgcaccttagccacagggctacagaccgtcccagtcatgcaccttcgccactaggctacaggctgccccagtcatgcaccttagccactaggctacaggctggcccagtcatgcaccttagccacagggctacagactgtcccagtcatgcaccttagccacagggctacagactgtcccagtcatgcaccttagccacagggctacagactgtcccagtcatgcaccttagccacagggctacagactgtcccagtcatgcaccttagccacagggCTACAGACTGTGTTGCGCTACACTTTTACACTCACACCTTCTGTTCCATGATCAACATAATAAACCTGTGCAGCTCAGCTGTACTGAGACATATGCACACTGAGAACTCTGTTCCTGTACAGATGAGCTTTGACAtgtatgacctttgacctggcaCCGACATCCCCCCCAGAACTCCAGTGGTTACCGTGGTTACCGGAGCATCGCAGCTTATTAAGCCTCTGatcccaaaaaaacacaaatctcCAGCtgctgtgcgtctctgtggtcTGTACCGGTACAGCTGGGTCTGTACGTCTCTGTGGTCTGTACCTGTACAGCTGGGTCTGTACGTCTCTGTGGTCTGTACCTGTACAGCTGggtctgtgcgtctctgtggtcTGTACCTGTACAGCTGggtctgtgcgtctctgtggtcTGTACCTGTACAGCTGGGTCTGTACGTCTCTGTGGTCTGTACCTGTACAGCTGGGTCTGTACGTCTCTGTGGTCTGTACCTGAACAGCTGggtctgtgcgtctctgtggtctgtgcgtctctgtggtcTGTACCTGTACAGCTGGGTCTGTACGTCTCTGTGGTCTGTACCTGAACAGCTGGGTCTGTACGTCTCTGTGGTCTGTACCTGTACAGCTGGGTCTTGTCCCTCCTGTAGAAGCGCATCAGGAGCAGGTGGAACGGCAGCCCTTGGACTCTCCAGCGAGCGCGGACCGTCCCATCCTCACTGTGCTTGGTGAGCTTCAGCACCTCCATCCGCATGTCGGCGAAGTAGAGCGCGCACAGCAGCTTCCACGTGGTCAGGGTCAGCTGGTACAGCCTGCACCCCCTGGTGGCGCGGAGGAGAAATGACACTCACAAACGGAGAGCGATGGCGACGAGCCACTCTACGAGCAGTACTTCCTGTCTTAAAGAAAGAGTTCCTGTGTGGATCTCTCTGTACTCATGGCCAATCTTTAAACTAAAATGATCTGCCTTTGCAGTTAAAATGCTTTGTCTTAACGCAGCAGTACCTGGTCTGAGTGTGTAGTAATGGTGTAGTAACGCAGGAGTAcctagtgtgagtgtgtagtagTCCATTAATGAACTCCATGTCACTGGAGTACATGCTGAAGTCGTGATTCTTCTGGAAGAAACTGGGCAGCTGCAATAGCACAGTAAGAGTTAAACatcctttccaacaaggtacaGCTCATCATTAGCAGGACATTGAAGATCTCATATTCCTAAGAAATCCTCTAGCTTCTCCACGTTCTCTcacttcattatttatttggagGGGTAATGTAATTTTCCCCAGGTCTGGCCCTGATGTAGCATTAGGCTATATCAGCTACGATTTGCAGAATGCAGAGTGCAAGGCAACCATGCCTGGGGTGTTTGAGAATGTAAAAGGACAAACTACTCTGACGATGCTGTAAAAGATatgaaagaaagagaaacactcctgccccgccccaccatctctttctctcacctcaGTCCTCAGCCTTTCGTACATCAGGGCCagtttctcctccctctctcgttctctctccctttcccctgcGTCTCCTCGCTCGGTCCCGGCGTGGATGCAGTGAGACGTGGGGCCCGTGGCCTCCGGGCCCCAGCCCGTCCCCGGGCTCAGTTTGGCCCCGCCGCCAGGCGAGGGCGCCGTCTCTGGGCAGTGGAAGCAGTAGAAGTGGGAGCCCCCCACGTAGGGGGCCGGGCATCGCTCCGCCTCAAACAGACTCCGGAACGACTCGCTCGTCTGTCCCGCACCGCTCCatcctccctcccgctctccgcTGATGCTGATGTCGTCTTCCCGCCGTCCGTCGACGGTGGTCAGCGGGAAGAGGAACTCGCCCGGCCTGCCGACGCCCGAAGCCAGGAGCTCGCCTAGCTGGCTCTGCCCAAGAAGGTGCACCTCCACCAGGGTGCTCTGACCCTCGTGCTCCCCGGCTCCCGACAGCACGCAGAGGCTGACGGTCTCCTCCCAGTCCTCCTCCAGGCCGACAGTTCGCACCTGGTGCCCTGTGTGACGGGCGTGGTGTGGCCGCGACGAGCTTAAAGGGGATTGGCCGAAAGTCTGGTAGCGTAAGTGGCTGGGAGGGGCAGGGGCCCGGGAGAAGATGCTTATTGGTCGAGAGAGGCTGCTGCGCTGCAAATCGAGTGCCTGGGAATCAAGCGGCAGACACAACACGATTAAAGCTTGCCATTccggaaagaagaaaaaaagaaggaagaaactATTCCAGTggtggttagctagctagcgtgcCATCGCAGCCTGTTCTGTTATATTCACAATGTTTACCTCCTGGTAGCAGTGCAGCTTGTGTATTGGTCTGTCTAGCGAGGCAGAGTTCCGGTTTGCAGACAGGCCCCGGGACTTTTGCTGCTAATAAATGTGCCACGGCTTCAACAAAATATCTGCCTGGCTCTCAGAAATCCCTACAATATCTTAAGTTATCGGATCCATTTtctaaaatgtcttttttcatGTCAGACAACATTTCTTTTACGAGGCTAATCAAACTGTGCTGATGAACAATGATTGACAGCTCTGCCTACCTGAGCGAGACTCCAGCACTGTCGCTTGATTGGATGCTGGTAGCCATGGCTCCTCCCACATCTCACCCAAAAAGCGATGCCCCCTCTGGATACAGCCATTCACctcggggggggcggggtaaccCCGATCACTGATTGGTCAAATTAATGTGctgacatcacacacaacaatcagaagacaaaaaaaaagacgcTATTATCTTCCCTAATCGCTTTCTTGCTCCTCTTGACTTTtgtctgcaaaaaaaacattatatattGAAACTGAAGTACAAGATACAAGTGTTTATATTCAACCAAGCAGCTGGAATTACTGACCACTCCCCTTCCAAGCCAAATTAATCCATTGAGTGATGAACATCAAAGACACGTGTGATATCTTAAGTCTGTTAAGTAACTGGATTTTGGTGTGCAGCAGCGCATCAGACAACCTTGTTCTCAATAACAGACTTTAATTGATGCAACTAGAACTGATGCATTTCACCCGGCGTTGCTTTGACCTCGGCTACCTGCAGGACTTCACGGCATTTACTTACTTAAACACCTGAGAAACTAAAAGCTATTTTGCTCAAACTCGTTGCAGTGTCTTTGATCTTTAC encodes the following:
- the c9h6orf136 gene encoding uncharacterized protein C6orf136 homolog, translating into MAVSRGGIAFWVRCGRSHGYQHPIKRQCWSLAQALDLQRSSLSRPISIFSRAPAPPSHLRYQTFGQSPLSSSRPHHARHTGHQVRTVGLEEDWEETVSLCVLSGAGEHEGQSTLVEVHLLGQSQLGELLASGVGRPGEFLFPLTTVDGRREDDISISGEREGGWSGAGQTSESFRSLFEAERCPAPYVGGSHFYCFHCPETAPSPGGGAKLSPGTGWGPEATGPTSHCIHAGTERGDAGEREREREREEKLALMYERLRTELPSFFQKNHDFSMYSSDMEFINGLLHTHTRGCRLYQLTLTTWKLLCALYFADMRMEVLKLTKHSEDGTVRARWRVQGLPFHLLLMRFYRRDKTQLYRTYDAFSTFHVGPDGLIHRHRVDKVMEASPPAIPRVTSLLAGALVALGIQEHRHALNFPFLLSPCREGRQ